Proteins encoded by one window of Xiphophorus couchianus chromosome 13, X_couchianus-1.0, whole genome shotgun sequence:
- the ndufv1 gene encoding NADH dehydrogenase [ubiquinone] flavoprotein 1, mitochondrial isoform X1 produces MLTIVSMSALRMLSLSRSVVGAVARAPAAISQGGVTTLCRFNSTAQTAPKKTKFGPLADEDRIFTNLYGRHDWRLNGALKRGDWYKTKEILLKGVDWILNEIKVSGLRGRGGAGFPTGMKWSFMNKPSDGRPKYLVVNADEGEPGTCKDREIMRHDPHKLVEGCLIAGRAMGARAAYIYIRGEFYNESSNLQVAINEAYAAGLIGKNACGSGYDFDVFVMRGAGAYICGEETALIESLEGKQGKPRLKPPFPADVGVFGCPTTVANVETVSVAPTICRRGGSWFVSFGRERNSGTKLFNISGHVNHPCTVEEEMSVPLKELIERHAGGVRGGWDNLLAVIPGGSSTPLIPKNVCEEVLMDFDGLIQAQTGLGTAALIVMDKSTDIIRAIARLIEFYKHESCGQCTPCREGVDWMNKMMWRFVRGDARPAEIDMIWELSKQIEGHTICALGDGAAWPVQGLIRHFRPVMETRIAEYQQQQKQAVA; encoded by the exons ATGCTAACTATAGTTAGCATGTCAGCACTGAG GATGCTGTCCTTGTCTCGTTCGGTGGTGGGTGCTGTGGCTCGCGCTCCGGCTGCAATCAGCCAAGGAGGCGTGACCACTCTCTGTCGATTCAACAGCACTGCACAG ACTGCtccaaagaaaactaaatttggCCCACTGGCAGACGAGGACAGAATTTTCACAAATCTTTATGGCCGTCATGACTGGAG ACTAAACGGGGCACTGAAGCGTGGCGACTGGTACAAAACCAAGGAGATCCTTTTGAAGGGGGTCGACTGGATTCTCAATGAGATCAAGGTTTCTGGTCTGCGGGGGAGAGGCGGAGCCGGGTTCCCTACTGGCATGAAGTGGAGTTTCATGAACAAGCCCAGCGACGGACG GCCGAAGTATCTGGTGGTGAATGCGGACGAAGGAGAGCCTGGAACCTGCAAGGACAGAGAGATCATGAGGCACGACCCGCACAAGCTGGTGGAGGGCTGCCTGATCGCAGGCCGGGCCATGGGGGCTCGTGCTGCTTACATCTACATCAGAGGAGAGTTTTACAACGAGTCGTCCAACCTGCAG GTGGCCATCAATGAGGCGTATGCTGCTGGGCTGATTGGAAAGAACGCCTGCGGCTCTGGTTACGACTTTGATGTGTTTGTGATGCGTGGCGCCGGTGCGTACATCTGTGGAGAAGAAACCGCCCTCATAGAGTCCCTGGAGGGAAAACAGGGGAAGCCGCGTCTCAAGCCTCCGTTCCCTGCAGATGTTG GTGTGTTTGGTTGCCCGACGACTGTCGCCAACGTGGAGACGGTGTCTGTGGCGCCCACCATCTGTCGCCGTGGAGGGTCGTGGTTTGTGAGCTTCGGCAGGGAGAGAAACTCTGGTACAAAACTGTTCAACATCTCGGGTCATGTGAACCACCCCTGCACTGTGGAGGAGGAGATGTCCGTCCCTCTGAAAGAGCTCATCGAGAGACACGCAG GTGGCGTTCGCGGAGGCTGGGATAACCTGCTGGCTGTAATCCCTGGAGGATCCTCAACTCCCCTCATCCCCAAGAACGTCTGTGAAGAGGTGCTAATGGATTTCGACGGCCTCATTCAAGCCCAGACCGGCCTCGGCACGGCCGCTCTAATCGTCATGGACAAATCT ACTGACATCATCAGAGCCATCGCCCGACTGATTGAGTTCTACAAACATGAGAGTTGTGGCCAGTGCACCCCATGCAGGGAGG GAGTGGACTGGATGAATAAGATGATGTGGCGTTTTGTCCGCGGCGACGCGCGGCCGGCGGAGATCGATATGATCTGGGAACTCAGCAAGCAGATCGAGGGACACACCATCTGCGCGCTGGGTGACGGTGCAGCGTGGCCCGTACAG
- the ndufv1 gene encoding NADH dehydrogenase [ubiquinone] flavoprotein 1, mitochondrial isoform X2, with translation MLSLSRSVVGAVARAPAAISQGGVTTLCRFNSTAQTAPKKTKFGPLADEDRIFTNLYGRHDWRLNGALKRGDWYKTKEILLKGVDWILNEIKVSGLRGRGGAGFPTGMKWSFMNKPSDGRPKYLVVNADEGEPGTCKDREIMRHDPHKLVEGCLIAGRAMGARAAYIYIRGEFYNESSNLQVAINEAYAAGLIGKNACGSGYDFDVFVMRGAGAYICGEETALIESLEGKQGKPRLKPPFPADVGVFGCPTTVANVETVSVAPTICRRGGSWFVSFGRERNSGTKLFNISGHVNHPCTVEEEMSVPLKELIERHAGGVRGGWDNLLAVIPGGSSTPLIPKNVCEEVLMDFDGLIQAQTGLGTAALIVMDKSTDIIRAIARLIEFYKHESCGQCTPCREGVDWMNKMMWRFVRGDARPAEIDMIWELSKQIEGHTICALGDGAAWPVQGLIRHFRPVMETRIAEYQQQQKQAVA, from the exons ATGCTGTCCTTGTCTCGTTCGGTGGTGGGTGCTGTGGCTCGCGCTCCGGCTGCAATCAGCCAAGGAGGCGTGACCACTCTCTGTCGATTCAACAGCACTGCACAG ACTGCtccaaagaaaactaaatttggCCCACTGGCAGACGAGGACAGAATTTTCACAAATCTTTATGGCCGTCATGACTGGAG ACTAAACGGGGCACTGAAGCGTGGCGACTGGTACAAAACCAAGGAGATCCTTTTGAAGGGGGTCGACTGGATTCTCAATGAGATCAAGGTTTCTGGTCTGCGGGGGAGAGGCGGAGCCGGGTTCCCTACTGGCATGAAGTGGAGTTTCATGAACAAGCCCAGCGACGGACG GCCGAAGTATCTGGTGGTGAATGCGGACGAAGGAGAGCCTGGAACCTGCAAGGACAGAGAGATCATGAGGCACGACCCGCACAAGCTGGTGGAGGGCTGCCTGATCGCAGGCCGGGCCATGGGGGCTCGTGCTGCTTACATCTACATCAGAGGAGAGTTTTACAACGAGTCGTCCAACCTGCAG GTGGCCATCAATGAGGCGTATGCTGCTGGGCTGATTGGAAAGAACGCCTGCGGCTCTGGTTACGACTTTGATGTGTTTGTGATGCGTGGCGCCGGTGCGTACATCTGTGGAGAAGAAACCGCCCTCATAGAGTCCCTGGAGGGAAAACAGGGGAAGCCGCGTCTCAAGCCTCCGTTCCCTGCAGATGTTG GTGTGTTTGGTTGCCCGACGACTGTCGCCAACGTGGAGACGGTGTCTGTGGCGCCCACCATCTGTCGCCGTGGAGGGTCGTGGTTTGTGAGCTTCGGCAGGGAGAGAAACTCTGGTACAAAACTGTTCAACATCTCGGGTCATGTGAACCACCCCTGCACTGTGGAGGAGGAGATGTCCGTCCCTCTGAAAGAGCTCATCGAGAGACACGCAG GTGGCGTTCGCGGAGGCTGGGATAACCTGCTGGCTGTAATCCCTGGAGGATCCTCAACTCCCCTCATCCCCAAGAACGTCTGTGAAGAGGTGCTAATGGATTTCGACGGCCTCATTCAAGCCCAGACCGGCCTCGGCACGGCCGCTCTAATCGTCATGGACAAATCT ACTGACATCATCAGAGCCATCGCCCGACTGATTGAGTTCTACAAACATGAGAGTTGTGGCCAGTGCACCCCATGCAGGGAGG GAGTGGACTGGATGAATAAGATGATGTGGCGTTTTGTCCGCGGCGACGCGCGGCCGGCGGAGATCGATATGATCTGGGAACTCAGCAAGCAGATCGAGGGACACACCATCTGCGCGCTGGGTGACGGTGCAGCGTGGCCCGTACAG
- the hcn3 gene encoding potassium/sodium hyperpolarization-activated cyclic nucleotide-gated channel 2, producing MTSPSRSIDDQRGTGESPAHKAETSRYRSWSSLRFSRWRSSSQRTTPPSTPSPKTEKRSDISRTLFTLVKTHNDDYTADPDGSLDMGAEAEVGLDDLLQDQSTYFQKQFGSMLQPGVNKFSLRMFGSHKGVAAEQERVKSFGVWIIHPYSDFRFYWDIVMLLLMMGNLIILPWGITFFEDQNTIPWIIFNFLSDTLFLMDLVFNFRTGIPGEDSHIILDPKEIRMHYLRTWFLVDFVSSIPVDYIFLIVDLESRHESSDVYRTARALRIVRFTKILSLLRLLRLSRLIRYIHQWEEIFHMTYDLASAVVRIVNLIGMMLLLCHWDGCLTFMVPMLQDFPPDCWVSKNNMVNSTWHIQYSYALFMAMSHMLCIGYGAHPPEGMTDVWLTMISMVVGATCYAMFLGHATNLVQSLDASHRQYQEKYKQVEQYMSFHKLPADVRQRIHDYYEHRFQGKMFDEDSILGELSDPLKEEIVSYNCRGLVANMPLFANTDPHFVTVILTKLRFEVFQPGDYVIREGTLGRKMYFIQHGTVTIIPRGSKELMLSDGAYFGEICLLTQGRRTASVRADTYCRLYSLSVDDFNEVLEEHPLMRRAFESVAVERLDRVSRRSSYQPPTTESE from the exons ATGACCAGCCCTTCTAGGAGCATAGACGATCAGAGAGGAACCGGAGAAAGTCCGGCTCACAAAGCGGAGACCTCCCGGTACCGCAGCTGGAGCAGCCTGCGCTTCTCCAGATGGAGGAGCAGCTCCCAGAGGACGACTCCTCCGAGCACCCCCTCTCCAAAGACCGAGAAGAGAAGCGACATTTCCAGGACTCTCTTCACTCTGGTCAAGACCCACAATGACGACTACACGGCAGACCCGGACGGCAGCCTGGACATGGGCGCAGAGGCCGAGGTCGGCCTGGATGACCTGCTGCAGGATCAGTCCACGTACTTCCAGAAGCAGTTCGGCTCCATGCTGCAGCCCGGCGTCAACAAGTTCTCACTGCGCATGTTCGGCAGCCACAAGGGGGTCGCAGCAGAGCAGGAAAGGGTCAAGAGCTTTGGGGTGTGGATCATCCACCCCTACAGTGATTTCAG GTTTTACTGGGATATTGTGATGCTTCTTCTGATGATGGGTAATCTGATCATCCTGCCCTGGGGAATCACCTTCTTTGAAGACCAAAACACCATACCCTGGATTATCTTCAATTTCCTGTCTGACACGCTCTTCCTCATGGATCTGGTCTTTAACTTTCGTACCGGTATCCCGGGAGAGGACAGTCACATTATTCTGGACCCCAAAGAGATCCGCATGCACTACCTCCGCACCTGGTTCCTGGTAGACTTTGTTTCCTCCATCCCtgttgattacatttttctaatCGTTGACCTGGAGTCCCGCCATGAGTCGTCTGATGTGTACAGGACGGCCCGTGCTCTGAGGATTGTGCGTTTCACCAAGATCCTCAGCCTGCTGCGTCTTCTCCGACTCTCACGTCTCATCCGATACATCCATCAGTGGGAAGAG ATTTTCCACATGACTTATGACTTGGCCAGTGCTGTGGTGCGTATAGTCAACTTGATTGGtatgatgctgctgctgtgtcaCTGGGATGGCTGTCTGACCTTCATGGTTCCTATGCTGCAAGACTTTCCTCCAGACTGTTGGGTATCTAAAAACAACATGGTG AACTCCACCTGGCATATACAATACTCCTACGCCCTGTTCATGGCCATGAGTCACATGTTATGTATAGGATACGGCGCTCACCCTCCAGAGGGCATGACCGATGTTTGGCTCACCATGATCAGCATGGTTGTTGGGGCTACCTGCTATGCCATGTTCCTGGGTCACGCAACTAACCTGGTCCAATCTTTGGATGCATCCCATCGCCAGTATCAGGAGAAG TACAAGCAAGTGGAGCAGTATATGTCGTTTCATAAATTGCCAGCCGATGTGCGGCAGAGGATTCATGATTACTATGAGCACCGATTCCAAGGCAAGATGTTTGATGAAGACAGTATACTGGGAGAACTCAGCGACCCACTGAAGGAG GAGATTGTCAGCTATAACTGCCGTGGACTTGTCGCCAACATGCCGCTCTTTGCCAACACCGACCCTCACTTTGTCACCGTGATCCTGACCAAGCTGCGCTTTGAAGTTTTCCAGCCGGGAGACTATGTAATACGAGAGGGAACACTGGGTcggaaaatgtatttcatcCAGCATGGCACCGTCACGATTATCCCGCGTGGCAGTAAGGAGTTAATGCTCAGTGATGGAGCCTACTTTGGAG AGATCTGCCTACTAACTCAGGGCCGACGGACGGCCAGCGTGAGGGCCGACACTTACTGTCGCCTTTATTCGCTGAGCGTGGACGACTTCAACGAAGTCCTGGAGGAGCATCCTCTGATGAGGCGGGCGTTTGAGAGCGTGGCTGTGGAGCGACTAGATCGAGTTTCACGTAGATCCAGTTATCAGCCTCCAACAACTGAGTCTGAGTGA